CATCCGGTCAAATTGGCGGCACTAATAATCTGGGCCATGTTCAAATAAGATTCACTGGGCTGCGGCCCGCCGATACAGATGGCTTCGTCTGCCAAATGGACAAACAAGGCGTCTTTGTCGGCACTGGAATACACGGCAACAGCGGTAATCCCCATATCGTGCAAAGCGCGAATAATTTGAACGGCGATCTCCCCACGATTAGCCACTAATACTTTTTTAAACATGCGCTCACCTCTATTACTCAACTGCAAAAATTAAATCTGCTTCACAAATCTGCTGTCCTTCTCGATGAATGGTGCCGTGGCCAAGGCCAATATTGTGCTTTAACTTCTTTAATTCCACGGTAAAGGTCAATTTGTCACCAGGGCGGAAATCATCTTGGAAGACTGCATTCTTGATGCCGCCAAAAAAGGCGTTTTTGCCTTGATATTCCGGCATTGACAGAATTGCGGCTACCCCGGTCTGGGCCATCGATTCGATCATAATCGGCCGTGGCACCACTAGGTTATTGGCTTGTTTGTTGGCAAAAAACCATTCATTAATTGAAATCAGTTTAACAGCAACGGCACTCTCCCCTGGCTTGACATCAATAAACTTGTCAATCATTTGGAAGGGGTAGCGCTGTGGAATCACATCTTGAACATCTGGTTTCATCTCATTACCCCTTCGTTACTTGAAAAATTGGTTGATCGTATTCGACCATGCTGCCATCTTCAACCAAAATGTTGGAGATCGTCCCGGTCACATCACTTTTGACCTCGTTGATCATTTTCATCGCTTCAATGACACAAACCACATCGCCTTTTTCAACGTGGTCACCCTGCTTCTTGAAAGCCGGCTTGTCAGGACTTGGGGCAAAGTACACAACGCCAACCAGCGGTGCCTTGATTTCGGCAACGTTTTGGGCGACCGGTGTTTCTGGCTGCTCTACCGTGGTTGGTTGACTATTTTGTCCATGGCCTAAACCATTTGTGCTGGCAGATGCCGCTTGCGCAGAATCTTCCACGACGGCGTGGTCATCGCCCTCCCGTTTGCTGAACTTAAGCTTGAAGTCATCTTGAGCCAATTCAAAATTCTTCAGTGACGAACGGTCAAATTTGTCTAATAAACGTTCAATTTCTTTCTCATCCATTACCTAATCACACCCTTTAAATGCAATTACGGCGTTGTGGCCGCCAAAACCAAACGAGTTGCTGATGGCGTAGTTGACTTCGGCATTTTTATTGCTGTCGTCAACCAGCTCCACGTCACATTCTTCATCCTGATTAACCACACCGACGTTGACAGGCATTTGGTTATGCAAAATGGCACCAATTGTTGCAACGGCTTCAATGGCACCGGCAGCCCCTAATGCATGGCCAGTCATTCCTTTAGTGCTGCTGACCTTGACATGATCATTATTGGCAAAGACTTCGTTAATCGCCTTGGCCTCCGCGCTATCATTGGCGTGAGTACTGGTTCCATGGGCATTGATGTAATCAACCTGGGTTTCATCAATCCCGGCTTCTTTAACAGCCTGTTGCATGGCACGTTTAGCACCCTTACCTTCTGGGTCCGGCGCAGTCATATGATAAGCATCACTGGTTGTCCCATAGCCGACAACTTCGGCCAAGATCTTGGCACCGCGAGCTTTTGCATGATCGTAATCTTCGAGAATTAAGGTTGCTGACCCCTCACCCATGACAAACCCATTACGGTCTTTATCAAATGGAATTGAGGCCTTTTTCGGATCGGTTTCCTTGGAAAGAGCGGTCAAAGCGGCAAACCCGGCAATCCCGATTTCGTTGACGGAGGCTTCTGTCCCGCCGGCAATCATAACTTGGGCTTTGCCCTGCTTGATGTATTCAAAGGCGTTTCCAATCGCATTGGTACCTGAGGAACAGGCAGTTACGATTGCTTGACTGGTATTCTTGGCATTAAAGGCAATTGAAATGTTACCAGCAGCCATGTTAATGATGGAGTCAGGCACGAATAATGGTGACACCCGTTTGGGACTCTTATCATGCATCTTGATGACCTGTTGTTCAATTGTTGTCAAGCCACCGATCCCGGAACCATAAATGACACCCAGTTCTTCGGGGTCAACGCCACCGTCAATCAGTCCAGCATTTTCCATGGCTTCAGTGGCACTGTACAACGCATATGTACAGAAGAGGTCATTTCGTTTGGCAAACTTCTTATCAACCCGTTTTAAAGGATCAAAATCTTTGACTTCACCGGCAACTGTAATGCCAGTGGGCTCTGAATCAAATTTGGTAATTGGGGCAATACCAACCTTGGATGCAAACAGATTTTCAAGAAAACTGTCAACATCGTTGCCGATTGGCGTCACAGCGCCCAAACCTGTAACAACGACTCTACTCATTTAATTACTCCTTTAACAATCTAAATTGTCAACCCGCCATCAACCGTGATGACTTGGCCAGTAATGTATTGGTTACCCACCAAAAAGGCAACGGCATCGGCAATTTCTGTCGGTTCAGCGAAGCGCTTCAGTGGAATTTGATCAGTGAATTCGCTTTGTCTGCGTTCACTCATTTTGTCAGTCATATCCGTCTTGACCATTCCTGGCGCAACGGCATTGGCACGAATATTGCGCAATGCGCCTTCGCGGGCGGCCGTCTTGGTTAACCCAACCAAGCCTGCTTTACTTGCGGAATAGTTGGCCTGGCCAAGGTTGCCGTGGAGGCCGGAAATACTGGAAATGTTGACAATCGAGCCTTTTCTGGCCTTTTGCATTAATTTCATCGCAAACTTGGTCATGTTAAAAGCGCCGACCAAGTTAGTCTCCAAGACCGCCTGAAAATCGGCTAATTTCATCCGACTGAGCAATTTGTCCTTGGTGATCCCGGCATTATTGACCAAAACATCAATTTGGCCATATTTTTCGACCACCGAATTGATCATTTGCTCAGCATCTGCTTCACTGGCAACGTCGCCAACTAAGACATCGAATGAATACCCGGCAGCGGCTAACTGCTGACTGTCTTCGTCGCTTAATTCATGATGGGCATTGATAACCACCGTCATGCCATCGTCAGCCAACCGTTTGGCAATTGCCAAACCAATTCCTTTGGCAGCCCCGGTCACTAACGCAACTTGTTTTGTTTCCGTCATTATTTCACCAGCTTTTTGTTTGATCGAACTTGATTTAAGGTTTCCACACTATCGACATGGAATTTGTCAGCGTTACAAATGAGCGGCTTGGCAAATTTCATCAAGGTATCACCAGGGCCAATTTCAATTAAAACATTGGCATCCAGGTTCAATAATTCCTTGAGGCATTCGTTAAAATGCGTTGGGTTGACGAGTTGATTAACCAGCGTTTGCTTGACGTTCAGCCGCGTAAACGGCTTGATAATCGTATTGCTGAACACCGGAAAATCGGGATCTTGAAAATTGACCGTCTGCAGTCGCTTTGACAGCTCGTCGCTGGCTTCCTGCATAAATGGTGTATGGGAAGCCACGGTCATTTTCAAAGGAACCACCCGCTTGATGCCGTGCTCATGGAGATACTCGGTCGCAGCGTTTAAACCGGCTGCCGATCCACCGATCACAATTTGGGTATCCGTGTTGTAATTGGCCGGATAGACCGGTCCGACTTTTGAGCCGACCCGGCAGGCCTCATCCACAAGGTTGGCATTAGCTTTTAAAACAGCTGCCATTTTACCCGGATAATGCTGTCCAGCCTGATCCATATAGTGATTGCGGTCGCCGACCAGCGGCAGACCATCTTCAAAGCTCAGACTGTCAGCGGCGATCAGGCCGCTATATTCGCCCAAGCTCAATCCGGTGGCGCCGACTGGCTGCCCTAAATCATGCGCCAGAATTCGATAAATTCCTGTACTCAGGATGACAATTGAAACTTGTGTATTGGCGGGATCATCAAAAATCTTTGAATCACTCATGTCTTTTCCAAGTATCTGAGAAGCTTCTTCAATTGTTTGACGGTAAATCGGCTCCTGCTGGTAGAGATCCTGTCCCATCCCGGCAAATTGTTTACCCTGACCGCTAAATAAATATCCTAGTTTCAAATTATCTACCTGCCTACTTTCTGACTACTTGGTTTGTTGTTTTAAAACGTAATCAACCAACTCGCCAACGGTTTCCATACCTTCATCGGTGTCAATTTCAATATCGTAAGTATCTTCAATCTTGTCGACAACTTCAAAGATGTCCAAGCTGTCCAAATCAAGGTCGTTCTTGAAGTTGGTATCTTCCTTAACCTTGTCTGCGTCAACGTCCAATTGGTCCACGATAATATCTTTTACCTTGTTAAATACTTCTTCTTTAGTCATTTTAATTTCCTCCAAATTTTATGTTATTCCAATTTTTATTTTTAGTACTTGATAATCATTGTGCCAACAGTTAATCCGCCGCCAAATCCGGATAGGGCGATGACATCCCCCCTTTTAATGCGTTGTTTGGCGACCAGCTCAGCAAGCAAAATCGGTTCGCTGGCCGCTGATGTGTTGCCATATTCATTGATATTGACAGGAAATTGATTCATCGAAGCGCCCAAAGTATCGGCAATCTTTTCGATGATCCGTTCGTTTGCCTGATGTAAGACGAAGCAGTCGATGTCATCAATGGTCAGGTTTGCCTTCTCAAGGGCACGGTTAATTGATTCTGGAACATTCTTAACCGCGAAACCATAAACGCGATGGCCATTCATTTTGAAAAATGGCGAGTAGCTGGTTTCCGGTGCGGCAAATGGTGACTTAACGCCAACTTGGCCAGCTGTTAAATGCTTACCCAGCTTACCCAACGTCTTCAAGTCCTCAGAGATAAACGAACCGGACTCACTAGATTGGTTGGTCATCAATACCCCAGCCGCGCCATCGCCAAACAAGACGGCCGTCGAACGATCATGCCAATCCAAAAGCTTACTTAATGTCTCGGCCCCAATCAAAATGGCGTGCATCGGCCGATCAGCTTTCAACATCTGACGAACGACCTTCAAGCCGTAGACAAACCCTGAGCAGGCCGCGTCGATATCAAAGGCAATCGCCTGATCAGCACCCAGGTTGCCTTGAACCATGGCACTGACTGACGGTGTCAAATAATCCGGTGACATGGTAGCGACAACGATTAGATCAATCTCAGTGGGTTTGAGGCCGCTTTTTGCCAACAGCTTTGTCGCAACCGCGGTCGCCAGTGAACTGGTCGTCTCTTCAACGGCAACGTGACGCCGCTTGATTCCGGTTCGTTGAGTAATCCACGCATCAGAAGTATCCATCATCGATGAAAGCTCATCGTTATCAACCACGCGCTGTGGAACTGAACTGGCAGTCTCAATGATTTTGAAATCTTCAAAGGTCATTTTGCAGATACCTCATCAATAAAGTCTTCCAGGTTAACCATCGCCTGCTTGATCAACCGAATGTCGTCATCGTCAAAGCCCCTCAAGAACCGTTTGACCAACAATTTATGAAACGCGTCATGGGCCCGATACAACAATCGCCCCTTACTGGTCAATCCCAGATTGATAATCCGGTGATCTTCCTGGTTGGCGATTCGCATCACATACCCTTTGCGTTCCAAATTATTCAAATTGGCGGTCAAAGTTCCTTTGCTCAATTTCAAAATGTGGGCCACTTCCGAGGTTGTCTTTCGATCATGCAGGCCAATGGTATGAACCAAGTGAACTTCCTTCGCAGTAATGTCTTTGAACCGACTTTTTCGAATTTCGCTCTCCTCAATCCGCATGATGCTGTCGTAGACGTTGATGAGCGACTCATTGATAAAGTCGGTATCTTTTTTGATTTCATCACTTTGCGAATTCATTTCTTAGCTCCCCTAGACTGATAATTAAATTTTCTTCTTTGGATCAGGGACAATAAAGGTTAATTCTGCAGAGCAGGCGACTTTGTCATCAACCTTGGCTTCACACTTAACTTTGCCCATGTTCTCACGCTGCTTTTCCATGGTAACGTGAAGTTTTAAGACATCCCCTGGGCGAACAACTTTTCTAAACTTGGCATTGTCAATTGCGCCAAGATAAGCTGTTTTGCCTTTGTACTTTTCAGTTTTCAAAATCAAGATTGAAGCCGCTTGAGCCAATGATTCAATAATCAAGACACCAGGCATCACGGGATTTCCGGGGAAATGGCCCTGGAAAAATTCCTCGTTAATCGTGACGTTCTTGGTAACCACAATTGACTCACCGGGGTTTAATTCATCAACTTTATCCATAAACAAAATTGGATACCGGTTGGGAATTAAATCCATAATTTCAGATGCATCTAATACACTCATTGATTTCTTCCTTTCACTTACAGGGTGGTCAATGCCATTTAAAATTTAGTTCGACTATCAAACTATTAGCTAAAACTAAACG
Above is a genomic segment from Lentilactobacillus buchneri containing:
- a CDS encoding 3-hydroxyacyl-ACP dehydratase FabZ family protein; translation: MKPDVQDVIPQRYPFQMIDKFIDVKPGESAVAVKLISINEWFFANKQANNLVVPRPIMIESMAQTGVAAILSMPEYQGKNAFFGGIKNAVFQDDFRPGDKLTFTVELKKLKHNIGLGHGTIHREGQQICEADLIFAVE
- the accB gene encoding acetyl-CoA carboxylase biotin carboxyl carrier protein, which encodes MDEKEIERLLDKFDRSSLKNFELAQDDFKLKFSKREGDDHAVVEDSAQAASASTNGLGHGQNSQPTTVEQPETPVAQNVAEIKAPLVGVVYFAPSPDKPAFKKQGDHVEKGDVVCVIEAMKMINEVKSDVTGTISNILVEDGSMVEYDQPIFQVTKG
- the fabF gene encoding beta-ketoacyl-ACP synthase II, translated to MSRVVVTGLGAVTPIGNDVDSFLENLFASKVGIAPITKFDSEPTGITVAGEVKDFDPLKRVDKKFAKRNDLFCTYALYSATEAMENAGLIDGGVDPEELGVIYGSGIGGLTTIEQQVIKMHDKSPKRVSPLFVPDSIINMAAGNISIAFNAKNTSQAIVTACSSGTNAIGNAFEYIKQGKAQVMIAGGTEASVNEIGIAGFAALTALSKETDPKKASIPFDKDRNGFVMGEGSATLILEDYDHAKARGAKILAEVVGYGTTSDAYHMTAPDPEGKGAKRAMQQAVKEAGIDETQVDYINAHGTSTHANDSAEAKAINEVFANNDHVKVSSTKGMTGHALGAAGAIEAVATIGAILHNQMPVNVGVVNQDEECDVELVDDSNKNAEVNYAISNSFGFGGHNAVIAFKGCD
- the fabG gene encoding 3-oxoacyl-[acyl-carrier-protein] reductase, which gives rise to MTETKQVALVTGAAKGIGLAIAKRLADDGMTVVINAHHELSDEDSQQLAAAGYSFDVLVGDVASEADAEQMINSVVEKYGQIDVLVNNAGITKDKLLSRMKLADFQAVLETNLVGAFNMTKFAMKLMQKARKGSIVNISSISGLHGNLGQANYSASKAGLVGLTKTAAREGALRNIRANAVAPGMVKTDMTDKMSERRQSEFTDQIPLKRFAEPTEIADAVAFLVGNQYITGQVITVDGGLTI
- a CDS encoding ACP S-malonyltransferase, whose product is MKLGYLFSGQGKQFAGMGQDLYQQEPIYRQTIEEASQILGKDMSDSKIFDDPANTQVSIVILSTGIYRILAHDLGQPVGATGLSLGEYSGLIAADSLSFEDGLPLVGDRNHYMDQAGQHYPGKMAAVLKANANLVDEACRVGSKVGPVYPANYNTDTQIVIGGSAAGLNAATEYLHEHGIKRVVPLKMTVASHTPFMQEASDELSKRLQTVNFQDPDFPVFSNTIIKPFTRLNVKQTLVNQLVNPTHFNECLKELLNLDANVLIEIGPGDTLMKFAKPLICNADKFHVDSVETLNQVRSNKKLVK
- a CDS encoding acyl carrier protein; translation: MTKEEVFNKVKDIIVDQLDVDADKVKEDTNFKNDLDLDSLDIFEVVDKIEDTYDIEIDTDEGMETVGELVDYVLKQQTK
- a CDS encoding beta-ketoacyl-ACP synthase III, whose translation is MTFEDFKIIETASSVPQRVVDNDELSSMMDTSDAWITQRTGIKRRHVAVEETTSSLATAVATKLLAKSGLKPTEIDLIVVATMSPDYLTPSVSAMVQGNLGADQAIAFDIDAACSGFVYGLKVVRQMLKADRPMHAILIGAETLSKLLDWHDRSTAVLFGDGAAGVLMTNQSSESGSFISEDLKTLGKLGKHLTAGQVGVKSPFAAPETSYSPFFKMNGHRVYGFAVKNVPESINRALEKANLTIDDIDCFVLHQANERIIEKIADTLGASMNQFPVNINEYGNTSAASEPILLAELVAKQRIKRGDVIALSGFGGGLTVGTMIIKY
- a CDS encoding MarR family winged helix-turn-helix transcriptional regulator, producing MNSQSDEIKKDTDFINESLINVYDSIMRIEESEIRKSRFKDITAKEVHLVHTIGLHDRKTTSEVAHILKLSKGTLTANLNNLERKGYVMRIANQEDHRIINLGLTSKGRLLYRAHDAFHKLLVKRFLRGFDDDDIRLIKQAMVNLEDFIDEVSAK
- the fabZ gene encoding 3-hydroxyacyl-ACP dehydratase FabZ encodes the protein MSVLDASEIMDLIPNRYPILFMDKVDELNPGESIVVTKNVTINEEFFQGHFPGNPVMPGVLIIESLAQAASILILKTEKYKGKTAYLGAIDNAKFRKVVRPGDVLKLHVTMEKQRENMGKVKCEAKVDDKVACSAELTFIVPDPKKKI